A genomic window from Scomber scombrus chromosome 18, fScoSco1.1, whole genome shotgun sequence includes:
- the plxdc1 gene encoding plexin domain-containing protein 1, translating to MCFSLVMLLLCLSQTELARVWTQQQRDNWYSVISQQHERSTTDDSHAHRTRRSSSGHARIGGAVLGGELIIDTLPDNKTRVVEDSRKYYTWRSFGPEDHRTQELWVDMSDIRHGQVRVHVILSNTYQQAVRVALSFDFPFYGHYLRQITIATGGFIFTGDIIHRMLTATQYIAPLMANFDPSYSKESTVQYLDNGEVFVVQWERVRLLGRESEGAFTFQTALYKTGAITFSYRDIPLSLDVISSAEHPMKVGLSDAFMVTSPSSQSQDAQQRTIYEYHRAEINTTKITNYSAVEFTPLPTCLQHESCELCLSSNQTSGCSWCNVLQRCSDGMDRHRQEWLDYACSEESKDATCDDYSMGDSTIDSSITPEIEDVTSLTPQNGCETDDYTKHHIFNTGSDVKTDSTTKTEGLANTGVIAGVAAALVLLLALIVVALYINYHPTAASPLYLNQRRKHYWPSFKFQKQQPGYTEVEGEGHEKDSIVEAGPC from the exons ACAATTGGTACAGTGTGATCTCACAGCAGCATGAAAGGTCAACTACAGATGACAGCCATGCTCACAGAACCCGGAGGTCATCTTCAGGCCATGCCAGGATAGGCGGAGCAGTCCTGGGTGGAGAGCTAATCATTGACACCCTGCCAGATAACAAGACACGCGTAGTG GAGGATTCCCGCAAGTATTACACATGGCGTAGCTTTGGCCCTGAAGACCACCGCACACAGGAACTATGGGTAGACATGAGTGACATCCGACATGGCCAAGTCAGAGTCCATGTCATTCTGTCAAATACATACCAACAGGCTGTG AGGGTTGCCCTGTCATTTGACTTTCCCTTTTATGGACATTACTTGAGGCAGATTACCATAGCAACAGGAg GGTTTATCTTCACAGGGGATATTATTCACCGTATGCTGACCGCAACACAGTACATCGCCCCTCTAATGGCTAATTTTGACCCCAGCTACTCCAAAGAATCCACGGTGCAATACCTTGATAATG GTGAGGTGTTTGTGGTCCAGTGGGAGCGAGTCAGACTCTTAGGTAGAGAGTCAGAAGGAGCCTTTACCTTTCAGACAGCGCTTTACAAAACAGGGGCCATCACGTTCAGCTACCGAGAT ATACCGTTGTCATTAGATGTGATCAGTTCAGCTGAGCATCCGATGAAGGTGGGTTTGTCTGACGCCTTCATGGTCACCTCACCCTCTTCTCAATCACAAG ATGCCCAACAGCGGACGATTTACGAATATCACAGGGCAGAGATAAACACCACAAAGATAACCAACTACTCTGCTGTTGAGTTCACTCCACTGCCTA cctGCCTGCAACATGAGAGCTGTGAGCTCTGCCTCTCATCAAACCAAACTTCTGGCTGTAGTTGGTGCAATGTACTCCAAAG GTGTTCAGATGGCAtggacagacacagacaggaatGGTTGGACTATGCCTGTTCAGAAGAG AGCAAAGATGCAACCTGTGACGATTACTCCATGGGTGACAGCACCATCGACTCCTCTATCACACCAGAGATCGAGGATGTGACCTCTTTGACTCCACAGAATGGGTGTGAAACTGATG ATTACACCAAACATCATATATTCAACACTGGCAGTG ATGTGAAGACAGATTCTACAACCAAGACTGAAGGGTTAGCTAACACGGGAGTGATAGCGGGTGTAGCAGCTGCTCTGGTGTTACTCTTAGCTCTGATAGTAGTAGCCCTTTACATCAACTACCATCCCACTGCTGCATCGCCACTTTACCTCAACCAG CGACGCAAGCACTACTGGCCCTCCTTTAAGTTTCAGAAGCAACAACCTGGTTACACAGAAGTAGAGGGTGAAGGCCACGAGAAGGACAGCATTGTTGAAGCGGGGCCATGTTGA